The following coding sequences are from one Anabas testudineus chromosome 16, fAnaTes1.2, whole genome shotgun sequence window:
- the l3mbtl1b gene encoding lethal(3)malignant brain tumor-like protein 4 isoform X3: MTDTPPSDGPSQGAEFDMISALDWKDGIATLPGSDIRFRMTEFGTLELVSDLEVKGQEAEPNRETLDPAPSQTPTPPPEGQSQTSKAATPANQSQPGSSQGKAPVLLSLEEGPSVEVGPSVEVGSSADMGPNGELSRCRACGGSVSRDALLQGKFCSPICAQPSSGRSSPGEARESQAAEGERLGKRVRKKRKIYMDSGDEEEDNQEEPEEKAKTTKGRRGPKIGKLVTAPPNKKRAWSWPAYLEEEKTVAAPVKLFKEHQSFPQSRNSFKVGMKLEGLDPCHPSLFCVLTVAEIQGYRVRLHFDGYPECYDFWANADSWDLKPAGWCEKNGHKLLLPKGCKEGEFNWGMYVKNCRGQLAPKHLFKSLNTSVTPSGFRAGMKLEAVDRKNPSLICVATIAAVVDNRLLIHFDNWDDTYDYWCDASSPYIHPVGYCEEAELTLTTPAGKTQTKTHVEYKHPKSFSWEKYLEETTTQAAPARAFKPRPPHGFQIGMKLEAVDKRNPMLIRVTTIADTEDHRLKIHFDGWSSEYDYWVDTDCPDLHPVGWCQKTGHPLQYPNGSSDLLTAPGQGCPTTGCNGVGHIRGPRYGTHYTQVSCPYSEMNLNKEGLLPDRLSGERPLTIGGPHPRGRRPDPHTNTTTQTSATSEQPEGGEDSQNRKPVTVETERLGRNNQPEPPSGASEQSHNGIRPKRTAPVPKYLKMHYVKEETGDGKASPDSISLQQALHESVFSPGISASPPHRVALCWGKHCQLLPEVLGLTAKRVATWSSEEVASFVKGLPGCKEHAATFKTEQIDGEAFLLLTQADIVKILSIKLGPALKIYNSILMLKNADEE; encoded by the exons ATGACAGACACCCCGCCCAGTGATGGCCCCTCCCAGGGAGCTGAGTTTGATATGATAAGTGCCCTGGACTGGAAGGATGGTATTGCCACGCTGCCAGGCAGTGACATCAGG TTCCGCATGACAGAGTTTGGGACTCTTGAGCTTGTCTCAGACCTGGAGGTCAAAGGGCAGGAGGCAGAGCCTAACCGCGAGACCTTGGACCCAGCTCCGTCACAAACCCCTACCCCTCCACCAGAGGGCCAATCACAGACCAGCAAAGCTGCAactccagccaatcagagtcAGCCAGGATCTTCTCAAGGTAAAG CTCCTGTGCTTCTGTCTTTAGAGGAAGGCCCCAGTGTGGAGGTTGGTCCCAGTGTTGAAGTCGGTTCTAGTGCCGACATGGGCCCAAATGGGGAGCTGTCAAGGTGCCGGGCCTGTGGCGGCAGCGTTTCCCGAGATGCCCTCCTTCAGGGCAAATTCTGTAGCCCCATTTGTGCACAGCCCTCCAGTGGCAG ATCATCTCCAGGGGAAGCAAGAGAGAGTCAGGCAGCTGAGGGTGAGAGGCTTGGTAAACGAGTGCGCAAAAAGAGGAAGATCTACATGGATTCtggtgatgaagaggaagacAACCAAGAGGAACCAGAG GAAAAGGCCAAGACTACGAAAGGAAGGAGAGGTCCCAAAATAGGCAAACTAG TGACTGCCCCACCCAATAAGAAACGAGCATGGAGCTGGCCTGCTTACCTGGAAGAGGAGAAGACCGTCGCTGCTCCTGTTAAGCTATTTAAAGAG CACCAATCGTTTCCTCAAAGCAGGAATAGTTTTAAGGTGGGAATGAAGTTGGAGGGACTAGACCCGTGCCACCCGTCTCTGTTCTGTGTGCTCACTGTTGCAGAG ATCCAAGGCTACAGAGTGAGACTGCACTTTGATGGTTACCCAGAATGCTACGACTTCTGGGCCAACGCTGACTCATGGGATCTGAAACCAGCTGGCTGGTGTGAGAAGAATGGACATAAGTTATTGCTGCCTAAAG GCTGCAAGGAAGGAGAGTTCAATTGGGGCATGTATGTGAAGAACTGCAGGGGACAACTGGCTCCGAAACATCTTTTCAAGAGCCTCAACACA tctgtGACTCCATCTGGATTTAGAGCAGGGATGAAGCTCGAAGCAGTGGACAGGAAGAACCCATCTTTAATCTGTGTAGCAACaattgctgctgttgttgataACCGCCTGCTCATTCATTTTGACAACTGGGATGACACATATGATTACTG GTGTGATGCCAGCAGCCCGTACATCCATCCGGTTGGGTACTGCGAAGAGGCTGAGCTAACTCTGACCACTCCAGCTGGTAAGACACAGACCAAGACACATGTGG AATATAAGCATCCCAAGAGTTTCTCATGGGAGAAATACCTGGAAGAGACGACCACCCAGGCTGCTCCAGCTCGAGCTTTCAAACCA CGACCTCCACATGGCTTCCAGATTGGGATGAAATTGGAAGCTGTCGATAAGAGGAATCCCATGCTCATCCGTGTTACAACTATAGCAGACACAGAGGACCACCGACTGAAG ATCCATTTTGATGGCTGGAGTTCGGAGTATGACTACTGGGTGGACACAGACTGCCCTGATCTGCACCCTGTAGGCTGGTGTCAGAAAACTGGACACCCACTACAATACCCTAATG gCTCCAGTGACTTATTGACTGCCCCAGGACAAGGCTGTCCAACCACAGGATGCAATGGGGTTGGCCACATCAGAGGACCTCGCTATGGGACGCACTACAC TCAGGTGAGCTGTCCATACTCTGAGATGAATTTGAACAAGGAGGGCTTGCTGCCAGACCGCCTCAGTGGAGAGCGACCTCTCACCATCGGTGGACCTCATCCTCGCGGGCGACGCCCGGAtcctcacacaaacactacaacacaaacatctgcaacATCAGAGCAGCCTGAAGGAGGCGAGGACTCCCAGAACAG GAAACCGGTGACAGTGGAAACGGAGCGTTTAGGACGCAACAACCAGCCGGAGCCACCAAGTGGAGCCAGTGAGCAGAGCCACAATGGAATAAGACCTAAACG GACAGCCCCAGTTCCCAAATACTTGAAAATGCACTATGTTAAAGAGGAGACTGGCGACGGTAAAG CCTCTCCTGATTCCATCTCTCTCCAACAAGCCCTCCATGAGTCTGTGTTCTCCCCTGGCATCTCTGCCTCCCCCCCACACCGGGTGGCTCTCTGCTGGGGCAAACACTGCCAGCTGCTGCCTGAGGTCCTGGGGCTGACTGCCAAGAGAGTGGCCACTTGGAGCTCAGAGGAG GTGGCCAGTTTTGTCAAAGGACTCCCTGGATGTAAAGAACACGCTGCTACGTTTAAAACAGAG CAAATAGATGGCGAGGCCTTCCTGCTACTGACCCAAGCAGATATTGTCAAGATCCTGTCAATCAAATTAGGACCTGCCCTGAAGATCTACAACTCCATCCTCATGTTGAAAAATGCAGATGAAGAGTAA
- the l3mbtl1b gene encoding lethal(3)malignant brain tumor-like protein 4 isoform X1 codes for MTDTPPSDGPSQGAEFDMISALDWKDGIATLPGSDIRFRMTEFGTLELVSDLEVKGQEAEPNRETLDPAPSQTPTPPPEGQSQTSKAATPANQSQPGSSQGKAPVLLSLEEGPSVEVGPSVEVGSSADMGPNGELSRCRACGGSVSRDALLQGKFCSPICAQPSSGRSSPGEARESQAAEGERLGKRVRKKRKIYMDSGDEEEDNQEEPEEKAKTTKGRRGPKIGKLVTAPPNKKRAWSWPAYLEEEKTVAAPVKLFKEHQSFPQSRNSFKVGMKLEGLDPCHPSLFCVLTVAEIQGYRVRLHFDGYPECYDFWANADSWDLKPAGWCEKNGHKLLLPKDFASFVGCKEGEFNWGMYVKNCRGQLAPKHLFKSLNTSVTPSGFRAGMKLEAVDRKNPSLICVATIAAVVDNRLLIHFDNWDDTYDYWCDASSPYIHPVGYCEEAELTLTTPAGKTQTKTHVEYKHPKSFSWEKYLEETTTQAAPARAFKPRPPHGFQIGMKLEAVDKRNPMLIRVTTIADTEDHRLKIHFDGWSSEYDYWVDTDCPDLHPVGWCQKTGHPLQYPNGSSDLLTAPGQGCPTTGCNGVGHIRGPRYGTHYTQVSCPYSEMNLNKEGLLPDRLSGERPLTIGGPHPRGRRPDPHTNTTTQTSATSEQPEGGEDSQNRKPVTVETERLGRNNQPEPPSGASEQSHNGIRPKRTAPVPKYLKMHYVKEETGDGKASPDSISLQQALHESVFSPGISASPPHRVALCWGKHCQLLPEVLGLTAKRVATWSSEEVASFVKGLPGCKEHAATFKTEQIDGEAFLLLTQADIVKILSIKLGPALKIYNSILMLKNADEE; via the exons ATGACAGACACCCCGCCCAGTGATGGCCCCTCCCAGGGAGCTGAGTTTGATATGATAAGTGCCCTGGACTGGAAGGATGGTATTGCCACGCTGCCAGGCAGTGACATCAGG TTCCGCATGACAGAGTTTGGGACTCTTGAGCTTGTCTCAGACCTGGAGGTCAAAGGGCAGGAGGCAGAGCCTAACCGCGAGACCTTGGACCCAGCTCCGTCACAAACCCCTACCCCTCCACCAGAGGGCCAATCACAGACCAGCAAAGCTGCAactccagccaatcagagtcAGCCAGGATCTTCTCAAGGTAAAG CTCCTGTGCTTCTGTCTTTAGAGGAAGGCCCCAGTGTGGAGGTTGGTCCCAGTGTTGAAGTCGGTTCTAGTGCCGACATGGGCCCAAATGGGGAGCTGTCAAGGTGCCGGGCCTGTGGCGGCAGCGTTTCCCGAGATGCCCTCCTTCAGGGCAAATTCTGTAGCCCCATTTGTGCACAGCCCTCCAGTGGCAG ATCATCTCCAGGGGAAGCAAGAGAGAGTCAGGCAGCTGAGGGTGAGAGGCTTGGTAAACGAGTGCGCAAAAAGAGGAAGATCTACATGGATTCtggtgatgaagaggaagacAACCAAGAGGAACCAGAG GAAAAGGCCAAGACTACGAAAGGAAGGAGAGGTCCCAAAATAGGCAAACTAG TGACTGCCCCACCCAATAAGAAACGAGCATGGAGCTGGCCTGCTTACCTGGAAGAGGAGAAGACCGTCGCTGCTCCTGTTAAGCTATTTAAAGAG CACCAATCGTTTCCTCAAAGCAGGAATAGTTTTAAGGTGGGAATGAAGTTGGAGGGACTAGACCCGTGCCACCCGTCTCTGTTCTGTGTGCTCACTGTTGCAGAG ATCCAAGGCTACAGAGTGAGACTGCACTTTGATGGTTACCCAGAATGCTACGACTTCTGGGCCAACGCTGACTCATGGGATCTGAAACCAGCTGGCTGGTGTGAGAAGAATGGACATAAGTTATTGCTGCCTAAAG ATTTTGCTTCTTTCGTAGGCTGCAAGGAAGGAGAGTTCAATTGGGGCATGTATGTGAAGAACTGCAGGGGACAACTGGCTCCGAAACATCTTTTCAAGAGCCTCAACACA tctgtGACTCCATCTGGATTTAGAGCAGGGATGAAGCTCGAAGCAGTGGACAGGAAGAACCCATCTTTAATCTGTGTAGCAACaattgctgctgttgttgataACCGCCTGCTCATTCATTTTGACAACTGGGATGACACATATGATTACTG GTGTGATGCCAGCAGCCCGTACATCCATCCGGTTGGGTACTGCGAAGAGGCTGAGCTAACTCTGACCACTCCAGCTGGTAAGACACAGACCAAGACACATGTGG AATATAAGCATCCCAAGAGTTTCTCATGGGAGAAATACCTGGAAGAGACGACCACCCAGGCTGCTCCAGCTCGAGCTTTCAAACCA CGACCTCCACATGGCTTCCAGATTGGGATGAAATTGGAAGCTGTCGATAAGAGGAATCCCATGCTCATCCGTGTTACAACTATAGCAGACACAGAGGACCACCGACTGAAG ATCCATTTTGATGGCTGGAGTTCGGAGTATGACTACTGGGTGGACACAGACTGCCCTGATCTGCACCCTGTAGGCTGGTGTCAGAAAACTGGACACCCACTACAATACCCTAATG gCTCCAGTGACTTATTGACTGCCCCAGGACAAGGCTGTCCAACCACAGGATGCAATGGGGTTGGCCACATCAGAGGACCTCGCTATGGGACGCACTACAC TCAGGTGAGCTGTCCATACTCTGAGATGAATTTGAACAAGGAGGGCTTGCTGCCAGACCGCCTCAGTGGAGAGCGACCTCTCACCATCGGTGGACCTCATCCTCGCGGGCGACGCCCGGAtcctcacacaaacactacaacacaaacatctgcaacATCAGAGCAGCCTGAAGGAGGCGAGGACTCCCAGAACAG GAAACCGGTGACAGTGGAAACGGAGCGTTTAGGACGCAACAACCAGCCGGAGCCACCAAGTGGAGCCAGTGAGCAGAGCCACAATGGAATAAGACCTAAACG GACAGCCCCAGTTCCCAAATACTTGAAAATGCACTATGTTAAAGAGGAGACTGGCGACGGTAAAG CCTCTCCTGATTCCATCTCTCTCCAACAAGCCCTCCATGAGTCTGTGTTCTCCCCTGGCATCTCTGCCTCCCCCCCACACCGGGTGGCTCTCTGCTGGGGCAAACACTGCCAGCTGCTGCCTGAGGTCCTGGGGCTGACTGCCAAGAGAGTGGCCACTTGGAGCTCAGAGGAG GTGGCCAGTTTTGTCAAAGGACTCCCTGGATGTAAAGAACACGCTGCTACGTTTAAAACAGAG CAAATAGATGGCGAGGCCTTCCTGCTACTGACCCAAGCAGATATTGTCAAGATCCTGTCAATCAAATTAGGACCTGCCCTGAAGATCTACAACTCCATCCTCATGTTGAAAAATGCAGATGAAGAGTAA
- the l3mbtl1b gene encoding lethal(3)malignant brain tumor-like protein 4 isoform X2, with translation MTDTPPSDGPSQGAEFDMISALDWKDGIATLPGSDIRFRMTEFGTLELVSDLEVKGQEAEPNRETLDPAPSQTPTPPPEGQSQTSKAATPANQSQPGSSQAPVLLSLEEGPSVEVGPSVEVGSSADMGPNGELSRCRACGGSVSRDALLQGKFCSPICAQPSSGRSSPGEARESQAAEGERLGKRVRKKRKIYMDSGDEEEDNQEEPEEKAKTTKGRRGPKIGKLVTAPPNKKRAWSWPAYLEEEKTVAAPVKLFKEHQSFPQSRNSFKVGMKLEGLDPCHPSLFCVLTVAEIQGYRVRLHFDGYPECYDFWANADSWDLKPAGWCEKNGHKLLLPKDFASFVGCKEGEFNWGMYVKNCRGQLAPKHLFKSLNTSVTPSGFRAGMKLEAVDRKNPSLICVATIAAVVDNRLLIHFDNWDDTYDYWCDASSPYIHPVGYCEEAELTLTTPAGKTQTKTHVEYKHPKSFSWEKYLEETTTQAAPARAFKPRPPHGFQIGMKLEAVDKRNPMLIRVTTIADTEDHRLKIHFDGWSSEYDYWVDTDCPDLHPVGWCQKTGHPLQYPNGSSDLLTAPGQGCPTTGCNGVGHIRGPRYGTHYTQVSCPYSEMNLNKEGLLPDRLSGERPLTIGGPHPRGRRPDPHTNTTTQTSATSEQPEGGEDSQNRKPVTVETERLGRNNQPEPPSGASEQSHNGIRPKRTAPVPKYLKMHYVKEETGDGKASPDSISLQQALHESVFSPGISASPPHRVALCWGKHCQLLPEVLGLTAKRVATWSSEEVASFVKGLPGCKEHAATFKTEQIDGEAFLLLTQADIVKILSIKLGPALKIYNSILMLKNADEE, from the exons ATGACAGACACCCCGCCCAGTGATGGCCCCTCCCAGGGAGCTGAGTTTGATATGATAAGTGCCCTGGACTGGAAGGATGGTATTGCCACGCTGCCAGGCAGTGACATCAGG TTCCGCATGACAGAGTTTGGGACTCTTGAGCTTGTCTCAGACCTGGAGGTCAAAGGGCAGGAGGCAGAGCCTAACCGCGAGACCTTGGACCCAGCTCCGTCACAAACCCCTACCCCTCCACCAGAGGGCCAATCACAGACCAGCAAAGCTGCAactccagccaatcagagtcAGCCAGGATCTTCTCAAG CTCCTGTGCTTCTGTCTTTAGAGGAAGGCCCCAGTGTGGAGGTTGGTCCCAGTGTTGAAGTCGGTTCTAGTGCCGACATGGGCCCAAATGGGGAGCTGTCAAGGTGCCGGGCCTGTGGCGGCAGCGTTTCCCGAGATGCCCTCCTTCAGGGCAAATTCTGTAGCCCCATTTGTGCACAGCCCTCCAGTGGCAG ATCATCTCCAGGGGAAGCAAGAGAGAGTCAGGCAGCTGAGGGTGAGAGGCTTGGTAAACGAGTGCGCAAAAAGAGGAAGATCTACATGGATTCtggtgatgaagaggaagacAACCAAGAGGAACCAGAG GAAAAGGCCAAGACTACGAAAGGAAGGAGAGGTCCCAAAATAGGCAAACTAG TGACTGCCCCACCCAATAAGAAACGAGCATGGAGCTGGCCTGCTTACCTGGAAGAGGAGAAGACCGTCGCTGCTCCTGTTAAGCTATTTAAAGAG CACCAATCGTTTCCTCAAAGCAGGAATAGTTTTAAGGTGGGAATGAAGTTGGAGGGACTAGACCCGTGCCACCCGTCTCTGTTCTGTGTGCTCACTGTTGCAGAG ATCCAAGGCTACAGAGTGAGACTGCACTTTGATGGTTACCCAGAATGCTACGACTTCTGGGCCAACGCTGACTCATGGGATCTGAAACCAGCTGGCTGGTGTGAGAAGAATGGACATAAGTTATTGCTGCCTAAAG ATTTTGCTTCTTTCGTAGGCTGCAAGGAAGGAGAGTTCAATTGGGGCATGTATGTGAAGAACTGCAGGGGACAACTGGCTCCGAAACATCTTTTCAAGAGCCTCAACACA tctgtGACTCCATCTGGATTTAGAGCAGGGATGAAGCTCGAAGCAGTGGACAGGAAGAACCCATCTTTAATCTGTGTAGCAACaattgctgctgttgttgataACCGCCTGCTCATTCATTTTGACAACTGGGATGACACATATGATTACTG GTGTGATGCCAGCAGCCCGTACATCCATCCGGTTGGGTACTGCGAAGAGGCTGAGCTAACTCTGACCACTCCAGCTGGTAAGACACAGACCAAGACACATGTGG AATATAAGCATCCCAAGAGTTTCTCATGGGAGAAATACCTGGAAGAGACGACCACCCAGGCTGCTCCAGCTCGAGCTTTCAAACCA CGACCTCCACATGGCTTCCAGATTGGGATGAAATTGGAAGCTGTCGATAAGAGGAATCCCATGCTCATCCGTGTTACAACTATAGCAGACACAGAGGACCACCGACTGAAG ATCCATTTTGATGGCTGGAGTTCGGAGTATGACTACTGGGTGGACACAGACTGCCCTGATCTGCACCCTGTAGGCTGGTGTCAGAAAACTGGACACCCACTACAATACCCTAATG gCTCCAGTGACTTATTGACTGCCCCAGGACAAGGCTGTCCAACCACAGGATGCAATGGGGTTGGCCACATCAGAGGACCTCGCTATGGGACGCACTACAC TCAGGTGAGCTGTCCATACTCTGAGATGAATTTGAACAAGGAGGGCTTGCTGCCAGACCGCCTCAGTGGAGAGCGACCTCTCACCATCGGTGGACCTCATCCTCGCGGGCGACGCCCGGAtcctcacacaaacactacaacacaaacatctgcaacATCAGAGCAGCCTGAAGGAGGCGAGGACTCCCAGAACAG GAAACCGGTGACAGTGGAAACGGAGCGTTTAGGACGCAACAACCAGCCGGAGCCACCAAGTGGAGCCAGTGAGCAGAGCCACAATGGAATAAGACCTAAACG GACAGCCCCAGTTCCCAAATACTTGAAAATGCACTATGTTAAAGAGGAGACTGGCGACGGTAAAG CCTCTCCTGATTCCATCTCTCTCCAACAAGCCCTCCATGAGTCTGTGTTCTCCCCTGGCATCTCTGCCTCCCCCCCACACCGGGTGGCTCTCTGCTGGGGCAAACACTGCCAGCTGCTGCCTGAGGTCCTGGGGCTGACTGCCAAGAGAGTGGCCACTTGGAGCTCAGAGGAG GTGGCCAGTTTTGTCAAAGGACTCCCTGGATGTAAAGAACACGCTGCTACGTTTAAAACAGAG CAAATAGATGGCGAGGCCTTCCTGCTACTGACCCAAGCAGATATTGTCAAGATCCTGTCAATCAAATTAGGACCTGCCCTGAAGATCTACAACTCCATCCTCATGTTGAAAAATGCAGATGAAGAGTAA
- the l3mbtl1b gene encoding lethal(3)malignant brain tumor-like protein 4 isoform X7 codes for MTDTPPSDGPSQGAEFDMISALDWKDGIATLPGSDIRFRMTEFGTLELVSDLEVKGQEAEPNRETLDPAPSQTPTPPPEGQSQTSKAATPANQSQPGSSQGKAPVLLSLEEGPSVEVGPSVEVGSSADMGPNGELSRCRACGGSVSRDALLQGKFCSPICAQPSSGRSSPGEARESQAAEGERLGKRVRKKRKIYMDSGDEEEDNQEEPEEKAKTTKGRRGPKIGKLVTAPPNKKRAWSWPAYLEEEKTVAAPVKLFKEHQSFPQSRNSFKVGMKLEGLDPCHPSLFCVLTVAEIQGYRVRLHFDGYPECYDFWANADSWDLKPAGWCEKNGHKLLLPKGCKEGEFNWGMYVKNCRGQLAPKHLFKSLNTSVTPSGFRAGMKLEAVDRKNPSLICVATIAAVVDNRLLIHFDNWDDTYDYWCDASSPYIHPVGYCEEAELTLTTPAEYKHPKSFSWEKYLEETTTQAAPARAFKPRPPHGFQIGMKLEAVDKRNPMLIRVTTIADTEDHRLKIHFDGWSSEYDYWVDTDCPDLHPVGWCQKTGHPLQYPNGSSDLLTAPGQGCPTTGCNGVGHIRGPRYGTHYTQVSCPYSEMNLNKEGLLPDRLSGERPLTIGGPHPRGRRPDPHTNTTTQTSATSEQPEGGEDSQNRKPVTVETERLGRNNQPEPPSGASEQSHNGIRPKRTAPVPKYLKMHYVKEETGDGKASPDSISLQQALHESVFSPGISASPPHRVALCWGKHCQLLPEVLGLTAKRVATWSSEEVASFVKGLPGCKEHAATFKTEQIDGEAFLLLTQADIVKILSIKLGPALKIYNSILMLKNADEE; via the exons ATGACAGACACCCCGCCCAGTGATGGCCCCTCCCAGGGAGCTGAGTTTGATATGATAAGTGCCCTGGACTGGAAGGATGGTATTGCCACGCTGCCAGGCAGTGACATCAGG TTCCGCATGACAGAGTTTGGGACTCTTGAGCTTGTCTCAGACCTGGAGGTCAAAGGGCAGGAGGCAGAGCCTAACCGCGAGACCTTGGACCCAGCTCCGTCACAAACCCCTACCCCTCCACCAGAGGGCCAATCACAGACCAGCAAAGCTGCAactccagccaatcagagtcAGCCAGGATCTTCTCAAGGTAAAG CTCCTGTGCTTCTGTCTTTAGAGGAAGGCCCCAGTGTGGAGGTTGGTCCCAGTGTTGAAGTCGGTTCTAGTGCCGACATGGGCCCAAATGGGGAGCTGTCAAGGTGCCGGGCCTGTGGCGGCAGCGTTTCCCGAGATGCCCTCCTTCAGGGCAAATTCTGTAGCCCCATTTGTGCACAGCCCTCCAGTGGCAG ATCATCTCCAGGGGAAGCAAGAGAGAGTCAGGCAGCTGAGGGTGAGAGGCTTGGTAAACGAGTGCGCAAAAAGAGGAAGATCTACATGGATTCtggtgatgaagaggaagacAACCAAGAGGAACCAGAG GAAAAGGCCAAGACTACGAAAGGAAGGAGAGGTCCCAAAATAGGCAAACTAG TGACTGCCCCACCCAATAAGAAACGAGCATGGAGCTGGCCTGCTTACCTGGAAGAGGAGAAGACCGTCGCTGCTCCTGTTAAGCTATTTAAAGAG CACCAATCGTTTCCTCAAAGCAGGAATAGTTTTAAGGTGGGAATGAAGTTGGAGGGACTAGACCCGTGCCACCCGTCTCTGTTCTGTGTGCTCACTGTTGCAGAG ATCCAAGGCTACAGAGTGAGACTGCACTTTGATGGTTACCCAGAATGCTACGACTTCTGGGCCAACGCTGACTCATGGGATCTGAAACCAGCTGGCTGGTGTGAGAAGAATGGACATAAGTTATTGCTGCCTAAAG GCTGCAAGGAAGGAGAGTTCAATTGGGGCATGTATGTGAAGAACTGCAGGGGACAACTGGCTCCGAAACATCTTTTCAAGAGCCTCAACACA tctgtGACTCCATCTGGATTTAGAGCAGGGATGAAGCTCGAAGCAGTGGACAGGAAGAACCCATCTTTAATCTGTGTAGCAACaattgctgctgttgttgataACCGCCTGCTCATTCATTTTGACAACTGGGATGACACATATGATTACTG GTGTGATGCCAGCAGCCCGTACATCCATCCGGTTGGGTACTGCGAAGAGGCTGAGCTAACTCTGACCACTCCAGCTG AATATAAGCATCCCAAGAGTTTCTCATGGGAGAAATACCTGGAAGAGACGACCACCCAGGCTGCTCCAGCTCGAGCTTTCAAACCA CGACCTCCACATGGCTTCCAGATTGGGATGAAATTGGAAGCTGTCGATAAGAGGAATCCCATGCTCATCCGTGTTACAACTATAGCAGACACAGAGGACCACCGACTGAAG ATCCATTTTGATGGCTGGAGTTCGGAGTATGACTACTGGGTGGACACAGACTGCCCTGATCTGCACCCTGTAGGCTGGTGTCAGAAAACTGGACACCCACTACAATACCCTAATG gCTCCAGTGACTTATTGACTGCCCCAGGACAAGGCTGTCCAACCACAGGATGCAATGGGGTTGGCCACATCAGAGGACCTCGCTATGGGACGCACTACAC TCAGGTGAGCTGTCCATACTCTGAGATGAATTTGAACAAGGAGGGCTTGCTGCCAGACCGCCTCAGTGGAGAGCGACCTCTCACCATCGGTGGACCTCATCCTCGCGGGCGACGCCCGGAtcctcacacaaacactacaacacaaacatctgcaacATCAGAGCAGCCTGAAGGAGGCGAGGACTCCCAGAACAG GAAACCGGTGACAGTGGAAACGGAGCGTTTAGGACGCAACAACCAGCCGGAGCCACCAAGTGGAGCCAGTGAGCAGAGCCACAATGGAATAAGACCTAAACG GACAGCCCCAGTTCCCAAATACTTGAAAATGCACTATGTTAAAGAGGAGACTGGCGACGGTAAAG CCTCTCCTGATTCCATCTCTCTCCAACAAGCCCTCCATGAGTCTGTGTTCTCCCCTGGCATCTCTGCCTCCCCCCCACACCGGGTGGCTCTCTGCTGGGGCAAACACTGCCAGCTGCTGCCTGAGGTCCTGGGGCTGACTGCCAAGAGAGTGGCCACTTGGAGCTCAGAGGAG GTGGCCAGTTTTGTCAAAGGACTCCCTGGATGTAAAGAACACGCTGCTACGTTTAAAACAGAG CAAATAGATGGCGAGGCCTTCCTGCTACTGACCCAAGCAGATATTGTCAAGATCCTGTCAATCAAATTAGGACCTGCCCTGAAGATCTACAACTCCATCCTCATGTTGAAAAATGCAGATGAAGAGTAA